DNA sequence from the Streptomyces sp. CA-210063 genome:
AGGGACGCGAGCCACGTGGTCAGGAGGCGGTTCGTCTCCTCGGCGCGTTCCTGCTGGATGAAGTGGCCGGCGCCGTCGAGGAGATGGGACGCGGTGAGGCCGGGCAGGGTCGTGGGGTAGGCCTCGATCGCGTCGGCGAGCCAGGTCGTGGAGGCGTCCCGGGTGCCGCCGATGAACAGGGACGGCTGGGGGATGGGCGCGCCGGCGTGCTCGGACAGGTCCTCCCAGTCGCGGTCCATGTTCCGATAGCGGTTCAGCGCCCCGGTCAGGCCGGTCCGCTCGAACTCCCCGGCGTAGACGTCGAGTTCGTGCTCGCCGAGCCAGGCGGGCAGGCGGCCCTGCGGGAATCTGTCGCGCAGCGCCCCGCCGCGGCCGACGAAGTGCGGGTCCGGAGCGCCGGACGCGGGCATGGTGTCGGCCGACAGCGCGGCGTAGAAACCGGCGAGCCAGCCCCGTACATCGGGTTCGATCTCCGCCTCGGCCCGGCCGGGCCGCTGGAAGTAGGAGACGTAGAACTCCTCCGTGAACTCCTCCGTGCCGCCCATCCGCGCGAAGACCTCACTCGGCCGGGGCCCGCCGGGCGGGGTGTACGGCACGCTCAGCAGGCCGACCGCGCGGAAGACGTCCGGCCGGAGCAGGGCGGAGGTGGCGGCGATGGTCGCGCCCCAGTCGTGCCCGACGATCACCGCGGGCTCCCCGCCCAGGGCGTCCACCACGGCGACGTTGTCCGCCACCAGGTCGAGCATCCGGTACGCCTCCACGGCCGAGGGCCGCGACGAACGGCCGTACCCCCGCACGTCGATCGCCACCGCGCGGTAGCCGGCGGCGGCCAGCGCGGGCAGCTGGTGCCGCCACGAGTACCAGGACTCGGGGAAACCGTGCACAAGTAGCACCAGTGACCCGCTGCCTTGCTCCACCAGGTGGATCCGACCGGCGGGTGAGGGGACGAGCCGGTGCGTACGGGCGTGGGGATCGGAGGCCGGGTTGGAGGGGGAGAGCGACGAAGCGTTGGGGGCGGAGGCGGAGGTGGGGGCCGAGGTGGTGCCGGCGGTCGTCTGCGGCATGGATCCTCCCGAGGGCGGGTGAGCGGTGCGTGCCCCCGATCCTCCGGCGGACCGCACCCCCCACACGAACCCCTTTGCCGATTCGGCAACAGTGCGGCGGCTACGACCACCGCAGCCGCAGCCGCAGCGGGACGGTGCCTGAGTCGAAGCGACAGCGGGCCCCGGCCCCGGACCTGGAGCCGCACCGCAAAGCGACTGCCCTCACCCCACCAGCCCGAACCACCCCCGGCTCACCCCGCAGTCCCCGCCTTCCCGCGCCCCGCCTTCCCCCGCCCCACCTGCGTCCGCACCGCCCCCATGCTCGCCCCGATGACCAGCGCGATCGCGAGGGCTTCCGTGGCGGCGAGGGTCTGGTCGAGGATCAGGAACCCGGCGGTCGCGGCGAGCGCGGGCTCCAGGCTCATGAGGATCGCGAACGTGGACGCGGGCAGGCGGCGCAGGGCGAGGAGTTCGAGGGTGTAGGGGAGGACGGAGGACAGTACGGCGACGGCGGCGCCCAGCGCGATCGTCGTCGGGTCGAGGAGCCGCGTCCCGGACTCGACGAGCCCCAGCGGCAGGAAGAGCACCGCCGCGACGGCCATGGCCAGCGCCAGCCCGTCGGCCTGCGGGAACCGTCGGCCCGTACGCGCGCTGAAGACGATGTACAGGGCCCACATCGCCCCGGCGGAGAGGGCGAAGGCGACGCCCAGCGGGTCGAGGCCGCCGAAGCCGCCCCCGCCGCCGAGCAGGAAGACACCGCAGAGGGCCAGCCCGGCCCACACCATGTTCACCGCTCGGCGGGACGCGAGGACGGACAGCGCCAGCGGGCCGAGCACCTCCAGGGTGACGGCGGGGCCGAGGGGGATACGGGCGAGGGCCTGATAGAAGAGGCCGTTCATCGCGGCCATGGTGACGCCGAAGGCGACGACCGTGCCCCAGTCGGTACGCGAGTGCCCGCGCAGCCGGGGCCGGCAGATCACCAGCAGCACCAGCGCGGCCACCGCGAGCCGCAGCGTCACCACCCCGAGCGCCCCGGTCCGCGGCATCAGACTCACCGCCAGCGCCCCGCCGAACTGCACCGAGATCCCACCGGCCAGCACCAGGCCGACCGGCCCGAGGGAACGCGGCCCGCGAGCACCGCCGGACGCGGGGCCGGCCGGTGTCGTCGTCGTGGTGGTGGCGGGCGCGGACTGTTCAGCGCTGGGGAGTGTCACGGGAGCCGTCCAGGAAGAGCGGGGAGCGAGAGCGCTTCGTTCAGTATGTGGAACTTAGTAGTTCAAGGTAATGGACTGGGTCAGGTCTGTAAACCACTTTTGGAGCTTACGCACCCGGAAGTCCGCACCCGGAAGTCCGCACCCGGAAGTCCGCACCCGGAAGTCCGCACCCGGAAGTCCGTCCGCACCCAGAAATCCGCCCCAAAAATACAAGCACGCTTGCTTGTTTCCGGTCCCGCTGCCATGCTCCCCCCATGGCCGACCCCACGCCCGTGATCGACGATCTCCGCGCCGAGAGTCAGGAACTCGACCTGCTCGTGGCCGAGTTGAGCCCGGAGCAGTGGGCGCTCGCGACGCCCGCCCCGCGCTGGACCGTCGCCCACCAGATCGCCCACCTCGCCTGGACCGACCACTCCTCCGTGCTGGCGGTGACCGATCAGGACGCCTTCGCCCGTGAGGTCGAGAACGCGCTGACCTCGCCCGGGGACTTCGTGGACAACGGTGCGGAGGAAGGGGCGGGGAAGCCGCCCGCCCGACTGCTAGCGGACTGGCGGGCCGGGCGCGAGGCCCTGGAGGACGCCCTGCGCGCGGCACCCGACGGCGCGCGGTTCCCCTGGTACGGCCCGCCCATGTCCACCGCCTCCATGGCGACCGCCCGCCTCATGGAGACCTGGGCGCACGGCCTGGACATCGCCGACGCACTGGGCGTTCCCCGGATCGCCCCCACCGGCCGGCTCCGTCACATCACTCGCCTCGGCGTCCGCACCCGCGACTTCGCGTTCGGCGTGCACGGACTGACCCCGCCGTTCGAGGAGTTCCGAGTCGAACTCATCGGTCCTGCCGGTGAGGTGTGGGCGTCCGGCCCCGAGGACGCGACCGACCGCGTCACCGGCCCCGCCCTCGACTTCTGTCTGCTGGTCACCCAGCGGGCCCACCGCGCCGACCTCGACCTCCACGCCGAAGGGTCCGACGCCGACCGCTGGCTGGACATCGCCCAGGCCTTCGCCGGCCCGCCCGGCAAGGGACGCGAGCCCCAGCAGGAGTCCGAGTGAGGCCCCTCCGCATAGGCAACGCCTCCGGCTTCTACGGCGACCGCTTCGACGCCATGCGCGAGATGCTCACCGGCGGCGAACTCGACGTCCTCACCGGCGACTACCTCGCCGAGCTGACCATGCTCATCCTCGGCCGGGACCGCCTGAAGGACCCCGCCGCCGGGTACGCGCGCACCTTCCTCCGCCAACTGGAGGAGTGCCTGGGCCTCGCGCACGAGCGGGGCGTACGGATCGTCGCCAACGCCGGCGGCCTCAACCCCGCCGGACTCGCCGACGCCGTACGGGAGTTGGCCGACCGGCTCGGCATCCCCGTACGCGTCGCCCATGTCGAGGGCGACGACCTCACCACCCTGCACCCCGGCACCCTCGCCGCCCACGCCTACCTCGGCGGCTTCGGCATCGCGGCCTGTCTGCGGGAGGGCGCGGACATCGTGGTCACCGGCCGGGTGACGGACGCGGCGCTCGTCACCGGGCCCGCCGCCGCCCACTTCGGCTGGGGCCCGGGGGAGTACGACCGCCTAGCGGGCGCCGTCGTCGCCGGGCACGTGCTGGAGTGCGGCGCCCAGGCCACCGGCGGCAACTACGCCTTCTTCCACGAGGTTCATGGGTTCAACGGGGTCCAAGAGGTCCAAGAGGTCCAAGAGGCTCAAGAGGTCCACGAGTCCGCCCCGGTTGGCCTTCGGCGCCCCGGCCTCCGCCGCCCCGGCTTCCCCCTCGCCGAAATCCACGCCGACGGAACGGCCGTCATCACCAAACACCCCGGCACCGGCGGCCTCGTCGACCTCGGCACGGTCACCGCCCAGCTCCTCTACGAGACGGGCGGCGCCCGGTACGCGGGCCCCGACGTCACCGCCCGCCTCGACACCGTCAGGCTCACCCAGGACGGCCCCGACCGCGTCCGCGTCGACGGCGTACACGGCGAGGCCCCGCCCCCCACCCTCAAGGTCGGCCTCAACCGCCTCGGCGGCTACCGCAACGAGGTCACCTTCGTCCTGACCGGCCTGGAGATCGAGCGCAAGGCCGCCTTCGTCCGCGACCAGCTGGAGACCGCGCTCTACGCCGCCAAGTCCCGCCCCGAACACGTGAGTTGGGAACTGGCCCGCACCGACCATCCCGACGCCCCGACCGAGGAGACCGCCAGCGCACTCCTCCACCTCGTCGTCCGCGACCCCGACCGGAATGCGGTCGGCCGCGCCCTCAGCGGAGCCGCCGTGGAACTGGCCCTCGCCAGCTACCCCGGCTTCCACGTCCTGGCCCCACCGGGAAGGGGCGCGCCCTACGGCGTGTTCGAGGCGGCCTACGTAGACCAGGGAGCCGTCCAGCACACGGCGGTCCTCCACGACGGCCGCCGGGTCCCCGTGCCCCCGGCCGCCGACACCCTCGTACTGCGGCCGGTCGGCGAGCCACCCCTCCCGGAGCCCCTGCCGGCAGGGCTCCCCAGCCGACGCGCACCTCTCGGCCTCGTCGTCGGCGCCCGCAGCGGCGACAAGGGCGGCGACGCCAACATCGGCCTCTGGGCCCGCACGGACGACGCCTGGCGGTGGCTCGCGCACACCCTCACCACCGACCGCCTCCGCGAACTCCTCCCGGAAGCAGCCGAGTTGATCGTCACCCGGCACGCCCTCCCGAACCTCCGCGCCCTCAACTTCGTGATCGAGGGCATCCTCGGCGAGGGCGTCGCCTCCCAACACCGTTTCGACCCCCAGGCCAAGGCCCTCGGCGAATGGCTCCGCTCCCGCCACCTGGACATACCGGAGGCCCTCCTGTGACCGGCCCGCGTCCGGTCTCACCGGAGGCACTGCCGTGACCGCCCGCCGCCCGGACTTCCAGAGGCCCTGCCGTGACCGGCCGCCGTCCGGACTCATCGGAGGCCCTGCGGTGACCGCCCGCTGCCCGGACTCTCCCGACGTCGAGGTTCTCCCGTGACCGCCCGCTGCCCGGACTCTCCCGACGTTGAGGTTCTCCCGTGACCGCCCGCTGCCCGGACTCTCCCGACGTTGAGCTTCTCCCGTGACCGCCCGCCGCCCGGACTCTCCCGAGGTGCACCCGTGACCGTCCTCAGCTCCGCCCTCGACCCGGGCGGCCCCGACCACACCGCGAACCGCGAGGCCATGCTGGCCAAGCTCGCCGCACTCGACGCCGAGCACGCGAAGGCCCTCGCGGGCGGCGGCGAGAAGTACGTCGAACGGCACCGCGAGCGCGGCAAGCTGCTCGCCCGCGAACGCGTCGAGCTGCTCCTCGACCCGGACACACCCTTCCTGGAGCTGTCCCCGCTCGCCGCCTGGGGCAGCGAGTACACGGTCGGCGCCTCCCTCGTCACGGGCATCGGGACCGTCGAGGGCGTCGAGTGTCTGATCACCGCGAACGACCCGACCGTACGCGGCGGCGCGAGCAACCCGTGGAGCCTGAAGAAGGCCCTGCGGGCGAACGACATCGCACTCGCCAACCGCCTGCCCTGCATCAGCCTGGTGGAGTCCGGCGGCGCGGACCTGCCGTCCCAGAAGGAGATCTTCATCCCGGGCGGCGCGATCTTCCGCGACCTCACCCGGCTCTCCGCCGCAGGCATCCCCACCATCGCCGTCGTCTTCGGCAACTCCACCGCCGGCGGGGCCTACATCCCCGGCATGTCGGACCACGTGATCATGGTCAAGGAACGGGCGAAGGTGTTCCTCGGCGGGCCACCCCTCGTGAAGATGGCCACCGGCGAGGAGAGCGACGACGAGTCGCTGGGCGGCGCCGAGATGCACGCGCGCGTGTCGGGCCTCGCGGACCACTTCGCCGTCGACGAGCACGACGCCCTCCGCCAGGCCCGCCGCGTCGTCGCCCGCCTCAACCACCGCAAGGCGTACGCCGATCCGGCACCGGCCGCACCCCCCAAGTACGACCCGGAGGAGCTGCTCGGCATCGTCCCCGGCGACCTCCGCAGTCCCTTCGACCCCCGCGAGGTGATCGCCCGCATCGTCGACGCCTCCGACTTCGACGAGTTCAAGCCCCTCTACGGCACCAGCCTCACCACCGGCTGGGCCACCCTCCACGGCTACCCGGTCGGCATCCTCGCCAACGCCCAGGGCGTCCTCTTCAGCGAGGAGTCCCAGAAGGCCGCCCAGTTCATCCAGCTCGCCAACCAGCGCGACATCCCGCTCCTCTTCCTCCACAACACCACCGGCTACATGGTCGGCAAGGAGTACGAGCAGGGCGGCATCATCAAGCACGGCGCGATGATGATCAACGCGGTCAGCAATTCGAAGGTCCCCCACCTCTCCGTCCTCATGGGCGCCTCGTACGGCGCCGGCCACTACGGCATGTGCGGCCGCGCCTACGACCCCCGCTTCCTCTTCGCCTGGCCCAGCGCCAAGTCGGCGGTGATGGGCCCGCAGCAGCTCGCGGGCGTGCTCTCGATCGTGGCCCGGCAGTCGGCGACGGCGAAGGGCCGGCCGTACGACGAGGACGCCGACGCCGCACTCCGCGCGATGGTGGAGCAGCAGATCGAGTCCGAGTCGCTCCCCATGTTCCTGTCCGGGCGGCTGTACGACGACGGGGTCATCGACCCCCGCGACACCCGCACCGTCCTCGGCCTGTGCCTGTCCGCGATCCACACGGCGCCCTACGAGGGCGCACGCGGTGGCTTCGGCGTCTTCCGGATGTGAGGAACCTTCAGTGATCACTTCTGTGCTCGTCGCCAACCGGGGCGAGATCGCGTGCCGCGTCTTCCGCACCTGCCACTCGCTGGGCATCCGCACGGTCGCCGTGCACTCCGACGCCGACGAGAACGCCCTCCACGCGCGCGTGGCCGACGCGACGGTACGACTGCCGGGCGCGGCACCCGCCGACACCTACCTGCGCGGCGACCTGATCGTGAAGGCCGCCCTCGCCGCCGGCGCCGACGCGGTCCACCCCGGCTACGGCTTCCTCTCCGAGAACCCCGACTTCGCCCGCCAGGTCCTCGACGCGGGCCTCACCTGGATCGGCCCGCCCCCGGAGGCGATCGAGGCGATGGCCTCCAAGACCCGCGCCAAGGAGCTGATGGGGCTCACCCCCCTGCACGAGGTCACCGAGGACGACCTGCCGGTCCTCGTGAAGGCCGCGGCGGGCGGCGGCGGACGCGGCATGCGCGTCGTACGCCGCCTGGACGACCTGACCGCCGCCCTGGAGAGCGCCCGAGCCGAGGCCGCGAGCGCCTTCGGCGACGGCGAGGTCTTCGTCGAGCCCTACGTCGAGAACGGCCGCCACGTAGAGGTCCAGATCCTCGCCGACACCCACGGCACGATCTGGCCCCTCGGCACCCGCGACTGCTCCCTCCAACGCCGCCACCAGAAGGTCATCGAGGAGGCCCCGGCCCCCGCCCTCCCCGAAGCACTCACGGAGGAACTCCACACCCTGGCCGTACGCGCCGCCCGAGCCGTCGACTACGTGGGCGCGGGCACGGTCGAGTTCCTCGTCTCCGCCGGCAAGGCCCACTTCCTGGAGATGAACACCCGCCTCCAGGTCGAACACCCGGTGACGGAAGCCGTCTTCGCCCTCGACCTGGTCGCCGAACAGATCCGCATGGCCGAGGGCCACCCCCTCCCGGCCGACCCCCCACGCCCGCGCGGCCACGCTGTCGAGGCCCGCCTGTACGCGGAGGACCCGGCCCACGACTGGACCCCGCAGACCGGCACCCTCCACCGCCTGTCCGTGCCCGGCGTCCGCCTGGACACCGGCTACGAGGACGGCGACGCGATCGGCGTCCACTACGACCCCATGCTCGCCAAGCTCATCGCCCACGCCCCCACCCGCGCCGAGGCGATCCGCCGCCTGGCCGCCGCCCTGGACCGTGCCACGATCCACGGCCCGACGACCAACCGCGACCTCCTGGCCCGCTCCCTGCGCCACGAGGAGTTCACGACGGCCCGCATGGACACGGGCTTCTACGACCGCCACCTGCCCGACCTGACCAGCCCCACCCCGGACCCGTACGCCCCCCTGGCCGCCGCCCTCGCCGACGCCCACACCCAGGGCGACCCCCGCTTCGGCGGCTGGCGCAACGTCCCCTCCCAGCCCCGGACCAGGCGCTACGCCCTGGCAGGCAAGGAACACGAGCCCACCTACCGCCACACCCGCACCGGCCTGGAGGCCGACGGAGTCACGGTCATCCACGCCGACAGCCACCTCGTCGTACTCGAAGTAGAGGGCGTACGGCAAAAGTTCGAGGTGACGCGCTACGGCACCCACCGCTACGTCAACACCACCCACCTCACCGCCCTCCCCCGCTTCCCGGACCCCACCACCCAGCAAGCCCCCGGCTCCCTCCTGGCCCCCATGCCGGGCACGGTCGTACGCGTGGCGGATGGCCTGAATCCGGGGTCAGCCGTACAGGCCGGCCAACCCCTCCTCTGGCTGGAGGCGATGAAGATGGAGCACAGAATCGCGGCCCCGGCGACGGGCACCCTGACAGCCCTGCACGTGGCTGTGGGACAGCAGGTCGAGGTGGGCGCCCTTCTGGCCGTAGTCAAGGACCAGCCCACCTAGGGGCGCGGGGAACTGCGCGACCAGCCACACAACCACCCGCACCCTCCTACTGGCAGACGTCCCCTTCCCCTTAGGAGCCCCTCGTGTCCCCCCTCCTGGAATCCGAAGAACACAAGGCCCTACGAGCCGCAGTCTCCGCCCTCGGCAAGCGCTACGGCCGCGCATACATAGCCACGATCAACAAAGAGAACCGCCACCCCGACGAACTCTGGTCCGAGGCCGCCAAACTCGGCTACCTAGGCGTCAACCTCCCCGAGCAATACGGAGGCGGAGGCGGCGGCATCACCGAACTCTCCATCGTCCTCGAAGAGCTCGGCACCGCAGGCTGCCCCCTCCTCATGCTGATCGTCTCCCCGGCGATCTGCGGCACCGTCATCACCCGCTTCGGCACAGAGGCCCAGAAACAAGCCTGGCTCCCCGGACTCGCCGACGGCACCCGCCTCATGGCCTTCGGCATCACCGAACCCGACGCCGGCTCCAACAGCCACCGCCTCACCACCACGGCCCGCCGCGACGGAGTCGACTGGCTGCTCACCGGCCGCAAGGTCTTCATCTCCGGCGTGGACAGGGCAGACGCCGTCCTCATAGTCGGCCGCACGGAAGACGCCCGCACCGGCACCCTCAAGCCCTGCCTCTTCATCGTCCCCACGAACACCCCCGGCTTCGAGTACCGCCAGATAGACATGGAACTCCGCGCCGCAGAGAAGCAGTTCGAACTCACCTTCGATGACATCCGCCTCCCCGCCGACTCCCTCGTCGGCGACGAGAACGCCGGCCTGCTCCAGCTCTTCGCCGGCCTCAACCCCGAACGCATCATGACGGCCGCCTTCGCGATCGGCATGGCCCAGTACGCCCTCGCCAAGGCCGTCGACTACGCCCGCGACCGCACCGTATGGCGGCAGCCCATCGGCGCCCACCAGGCGATCGCCCACCCCCTCGCCCAGTCCCACATCGAACTGGAACTGGCCCGCCTGATGATGCAGAAGGCGGCGTACCTCTACGACGCCGGCGACGACGCGGCGGCGGGCGAGGCCGCCAACATGGCCAAGTACGCGGCGGGGGAGGCCTGCGTGAAGGCCGTCGACCAGGCCGTGCACACCCTCGGCGGCAACGGCCTCACCCACGAGTTCGGCCTCGCCTCGCTGATAACGGCGGCGCGCGTGTCTCGTATCGCACCGGTGAGCCGGGAGATGATTCTCAACTACGTCTCCCACCAGACCCTGGGCCTGCCCAAGTCGTACTGACCGGCACCTGCACCGTATGGCGCGAGGAGGAACCATGTTCCGCAGCGAGTACGCAGACGTCCCACCCGTCGACATCCCCATCCACGACGCCGTACTGGGCCGAGCCGCCGAGTTCGGCGACCTGCCCGCGCTGATCGACGGCATCGACGGCACGACCCTCACGTACGAACAGGTGGACCGCTTCCACCGGCGCCTCGCGGCCGCGTTCGCCGAGACGGGTGTCCGCAAGGGCGATGTGCTCGCCCTCCACAGCCCCAACACCATCGCCTACCCGACGGCCTTCTACGCGGCCACCCGCGCGGGCGCCACGGTCACCACCGTCCACCCGCTGGCCACCCCGGGAGAGCTGGCGAAGCAGCTCCAGGACTCCGGGGCGAGCTGGATCGTCACGGTCTCGCCCCTCCTCGAAACCGCCCGCACGGCCGCCGAACGCGTCGGCGGCATCCGGGAGATCTTCGTCTGCGACAGCGCCCCCGGCCACCGCTCGCTGATCGACATGCTCGCCTCCGCCGCCCCCGAACCGTCCGTCGACATCGACCCGGTGACGGACCTGGCGGCCCTCCCGTACTCCTCCGGCACGACCGGCGTCCCCAAGGGCGTCATGCTCACCCACCGGTCCATCGCCACCAACCTCGCCCAGCTCGAACCGGTCATGCCGGCCGGCCCCGGCGACCGCATCCTCGCCGTACTGCCGTTCTTCCACATCTACGGCCTCACCGCCCTGATGAACGCCCCACTGCGGCTCGGCGCCACGGTCGTCGTCCTCCCCCGCTTCGACCTCGAGGTCTACCTCGCGGCCATCGCCAAGTACGGCATCACGCACCTCTACGTCGCCCCGCCGATCGTCCTCGCCCTCGCCAAACACCCGGCCGCCGAGCGCCACGACCTCTCCACGGTCCGGCACGTCCTCTCCGCCGCCGCACCCCTCGACGCGAAGCTCGCCGCCGCCTGCTCCGCCCGCCTCGGCCTGCCGCCCGTCGTCCAGGGCTACGGCATGACCGAACTCTCCCCCTGCTCCCACCTGGTCCCCCTCGCCCAGGCCGCCACCGCACCCCCCGGCACCGTCGGCAAGCTCATCGCCGGCACCGAGATGCGGATCGTCTCCCTCGACGACCCCGGCAAGGACGTCGGCATCGGCGAACAGGGCGAGATCGTCATCCGCGGCCCCCAGGTCATGAAGGGCTACCTGGGCCGCCCCCAGGCCACCGCCGACATGATCGACGCCGACGGCTGGCTCTCCACCGGCGACATCGGCTACAGCGACGCCGACGGCTGGCTGTACGTCGTCGACCGCGTCAAGGAACTCATCAAGTACAAGGGATTCCAGGTCGCCCCCGCCGAACTCGAAGCCCTCCTCGTCACCCACCCCGGCATCGCCGACGCCGCCGTCATCGGCCACTACAACGACGACGGCAACGAGGTCCCGCACGCCTTCGTCGTCCGCCATCCCACCGCCGCCACGCTCTCCGAGGGCGACGTCATGATGTACGTCGCCGAACGCGTCGCCCCCTACAAACGCGTCCGCCTCGTCACCTTCATCGACGGCGTCCCCCGCGCGGCCTCCGGGAAGATCCTCCGCCGCGAACTCAGGGAACGCCTATGACAGACCCGAAAACCGATCTGATCCACCACGCCCACCACCGGGGCGTCACCACCCTCACCCTCGACTCCCCGGCCAACCGCAACGCCCTGTCCGTCAGGCTGGTGCGCGAACTGACGGAAGCACTGACCCGGTGCGGCCAGGACGACGACGTACGCGCCGTCCTCCTCACCC
Encoded proteins:
- a CDS encoding EamA family transporter, which codes for MTLPSAEQSAPATTTTTTPAGPASGGARGPRSLGPVGLVLAGGISVQFGGALAVSLMPRTGALGVVTLRLAVAALVLLVICRPRLRGHSRTDWGTVVAFGVTMAAMNGLFYQALARIPLGPAVTLEVLGPLALSVLASRRAVNMVWAGLALCGVFLLGGGGGFGGLDPLGVAFALSAGAMWALYIVFSARTGRRFPQADGLALAMAVAAVLFLPLGLVESGTRLLDPTTIALGAAVAVLSSVLPYTLELLALRRLPASTFAILMSLEPALAATAGFLILDQTLAATEALAIALVIGASMGAVRTQVGRGKAGRGKAGTAG
- a CDS encoding acyl-CoA carboxylase subunit beta → MTVLSSALDPGGPDHTANREAMLAKLAALDAEHAKALAGGGEKYVERHRERGKLLARERVELLLDPDTPFLELSPLAAWGSEYTVGASLVTGIGTVEGVECLITANDPTVRGGASNPWSLKKALRANDIALANRLPCISLVESGGADLPSQKEIFIPGGAIFRDLTRLSAAGIPTIAVVFGNSTAGGAYIPGMSDHVIMVKERAKVFLGGPPLVKMATGEESDDESLGGAEMHARVSGLADHFAVDEHDALRQARRVVARLNHRKAYADPAPAAPPKYDPEELLGIVPGDLRSPFDPREVIARIVDASDFDEFKPLYGTSLTTGWATLHGYPVGILANAQGVLFSEESQKAAQFIQLANQRDIPLLFLHNTTGYMVGKEYEQGGIIKHGAMMINAVSNSKVPHLSVLMGASYGAGHYGMCGRAYDPRFLFAWPSAKSAVMGPQQLAGVLSIVARQSATAKGRPYDEDADAALRAMVEQQIESESLPMFLSGRLYDDGVIDPRDTRTVLGLCLSAIHTAPYEGARGGFGVFRM
- a CDS encoding TIGR03084 family metal-binding protein, giving the protein MADPTPVIDDLRAESQELDLLVAELSPEQWALATPAPRWTVAHQIAHLAWTDHSSVLAVTDQDAFAREVENALTSPGDFVDNGAEEGAGKPPARLLADWRAGREALEDALRAAPDGARFPWYGPPMSTASMATARLMETWAHGLDIADALGVPRIAPTGRLRHITRLGVRTRDFAFGVHGLTPPFEEFRVELIGPAGEVWASGPEDATDRVTGPALDFCLLVTQRAHRADLDLHAEGSDADRWLDIAQAFAGPPGKGREPQQESE
- a CDS encoding acetyl/propionyl/methylcrotonyl-CoA carboxylase subunit alpha — encoded protein: MITSVLVANRGEIACRVFRTCHSLGIRTVAVHSDADENALHARVADATVRLPGAAPADTYLRGDLIVKAALAAGADAVHPGYGFLSENPDFARQVLDAGLTWIGPPPEAIEAMASKTRAKELMGLTPLHEVTEDDLPVLVKAAAGGGGRGMRVVRRLDDLTAALESARAEAASAFGDGEVFVEPYVENGRHVEVQILADTHGTIWPLGTRDCSLQRRHQKVIEEAPAPALPEALTEELHTLAVRAARAVDYVGAGTVEFLVSAGKAHFLEMNTRLQVEHPVTEAVFALDLVAEQIRMAEGHPLPADPPRPRGHAVEARLYAEDPAHDWTPQTGTLHRLSVPGVRLDTGYEDGDAIGVHYDPMLAKLIAHAPTRAEAIRRLAAALDRATIHGPTTNRDLLARSLRHEEFTTARMDTGFYDRHLPDLTSPTPDPYAPLAAALADAHTQGDPRFGGWRNVPSQPRTRRYALAGKEHEPTYRHTRTGLEADGVTVIHADSHLVVLEVEGVRQKFEVTRYGTHRYVNTTHLTALPRFPDPTTQQAPGSLLAPMPGTVVRVADGLNPGSAVQAGQPLLWLEAMKMEHRIAAPATGTLTALHVAVGQQVEVGALLAVVKDQPT
- a CDS encoding acyclic terpene utilization AtuA family protein — translated: MREMLTGGELDVLTGDYLAELTMLILGRDRLKDPAAGYARTFLRQLEECLGLAHERGVRIVANAGGLNPAGLADAVRELADRLGIPVRVAHVEGDDLTTLHPGTLAAHAYLGGFGIAACLREGADIVVTGRVTDAALVTGPAAAHFGWGPGEYDRLAGAVVAGHVLECGAQATGGNYAFFHEVHGFNGVQEVQEVQEAQEVHESAPVGLRRPGLRRPGFPLAEIHADGTAVITKHPGTGGLVDLGTVTAQLLYETGGARYAGPDVTARLDTVRLTQDGPDRVRVDGVHGEAPPPTLKVGLNRLGGYRNEVTFVLTGLEIERKAAFVRDQLETALYAAKSRPEHVSWELARTDHPDAPTEETASALLHLVVRDPDRNAVGRALSGAAVELALASYPGFHVLAPPGRGAPYGVFEAAYVDQGAVQHTAVLHDGRRVPVPPAADTLVLRPVGEPPLPEPLPAGLPSRRAPLGLVVGARSGDKGGDANIGLWARTDDAWRWLAHTLTTDRLRELLPEAAELIVTRHALPNLRALNFVIEGILGEGVASQHRFDPQAKALGEWLRSRHLDIPEALL
- a CDS encoding 4-coumarate--CoA ligase family protein, whose protein sequence is MFRSEYADVPPVDIPIHDAVLGRAAEFGDLPALIDGIDGTTLTYEQVDRFHRRLAAAFAETGVRKGDVLALHSPNTIAYPTAFYAATRAGATVTTVHPLATPGELAKQLQDSGASWIVTVSPLLETARTAAERVGGIREIFVCDSAPGHRSLIDMLASAAPEPSVDIDPVTDLAALPYSSGTTGVPKGVMLTHRSIATNLAQLEPVMPAGPGDRILAVLPFFHIYGLTALMNAPLRLGATVVVLPRFDLEVYLAAIAKYGITHLYVAPPIVLALAKHPAAERHDLSTVRHVLSAAAPLDAKLAAACSARLGLPPVVQGYGMTELSPCSHLVPLAQAATAPPGTVGKLIAGTEMRIVSLDDPGKDVGIGEQGEIVIRGPQVMKGYLGRPQATADMIDADGWLSTGDIGYSDADGWLYVVDRVKELIKYKGFQVAPAELEALLVTHPGIADAAVIGHYNDDGNEVPHAFVVRHPTAATLSEGDVMMYVAERVAPYKRVRLVTFIDGVPRAASGKILRRELRERL
- a CDS encoding acyl-CoA dehydrogenase family protein; translated protein: MSPLLESEEHKALRAAVSALGKRYGRAYIATINKENRHPDELWSEAAKLGYLGVNLPEQYGGGGGGITELSIVLEELGTAGCPLLMLIVSPAICGTVITRFGTEAQKQAWLPGLADGTRLMAFGITEPDAGSNSHRLTTTARRDGVDWLLTGRKVFISGVDRADAVLIVGRTEDARTGTLKPCLFIVPTNTPGFEYRQIDMELRAAEKQFELTFDDIRLPADSLVGDENAGLLQLFAGLNPERIMTAAFAIGMAQYALAKAVDYARDRTVWRQPIGAHQAIAHPLAQSHIELELARLMMQKAAYLYDAGDDAAAGEAANMAKYAAGEACVKAVDQAVHTLGGNGLTHEFGLASLITAARVSRIAPVSREMILNYVSHQTLGLPKSY
- a CDS encoding alpha/beta fold hydrolase, with amino-acid sequence MPQTTAGTTSAPTSASAPNASSLSPSNPASDPHARTHRLVPSPAGRIHLVEQGSGSLVLLVHGFPESWYSWRHQLPALAAAGYRAVAIDVRGYGRSSRPSAVEAYRMLDLVADNVAVVDALGGEPAVIVGHDWGATIAATSALLRPDVFRAVGLLSVPYTPPGGPRPSEVFARMGGTEEFTEEFYVSYFQRPGRAEAEIEPDVRGWLAGFYAALSADTMPASGAPDPHFVGRGGALRDRFPQGRLPAWLGEHELDVYAGEFERTGLTGALNRYRNMDRDWEDLSEHAGAPIPQPSLFIGGTRDASTTWLADAIEAYPTTLPGLTASHLLDGAGHFIQQERAEETNRLLTTWLASLTN